A window of Lentibacillus sp. Marseille-P4043 contains these coding sequences:
- a CDS encoding spore coat protein, which produces MPSQQDYGGHDMFDAHEALSTLTGGLEQYLLYEQHIQDQELMAMAQRHRAFCTQLYNTIVETFKTGQDPTVKTQSYEMQQNNNVVYGMQPSAPKTPSQSVNELNDECLSGFMLGSLKSTASAFTMTALEMTNPVLRRIFADSVPNMIEMAYEVFLYQNKNQYYQVPQLQQQDMQTFQNSFAPVQGQMPH; this is translated from the coding sequence ATGCCATCACAACAGGATTACGGTGGACATGATATGTTTGATGCACATGAGGCGTTATCGACTTTAACAGGCGGACTTGAACAATATTTGTTATATGAACAACACATTCAAGATCAAGAGTTAATGGCAATGGCACAACGACATCGTGCATTTTGTACACAGCTATATAATACAATTGTGGAAACATTTAAAACTGGTCAAGATCCAACAGTAAAAACACAGTCCTACGAAATGCAACAAAACAATAATGTTGTATATGGAATGCAGCCATCAGCACCAAAGACACCAAGTCAGTCTGTCAATGAGTTGAATGATGAATGCTTATCTGGTTTTATGCTGGGATCATTGAAATCAACTGCGTCCGCATTTACCATGACAGCATTGGAAATGACCAACCCTGTACTAAGACGTATTTTTGCTGATAGCGTTCCAAATATGATTGAAATGGCCTATGAAGTATTTTTATATCAAAATAAAAATCAATATTATCAAGTACCACAACTTCAACAACAAGATATGCAGACATTCCAAAATAGCTTTGCTCCTGTTCAAGGACAAATGCCGCATTAA
- a CDS encoding aconitate hydratase, translating to MPLNITQKLIKDHLVAGEMTPGAEIGLKIDQTLTQDATGTLVMLELEAMELDRARTEASAQYVDHNLIQVDSKNPDDHLFLQSATRRFGIHYSRPGNGVSHPVHMQRLAKPGKTLLGSDSHTCANGCMGMLAMGAGGIDVALAIAGEPFYVKMPEVWGVKLTGELPDWVSAKDVILEMLRRHDVKGGVGRVIEYYGPGVEKLSAMDRHVIANMGAELGATGTVFPSDKEIKRFLKEQDREDDWIELVADKDATYDIHEEINLAEVEPLIAKPSSPGNVVTVAELAGTPIYQSYIGSSANPGFRDFAVAAEIVNDRHIADGMSFDINPTSRQMLTDLVKESHIASLLQSGARLHQAGCNGCIGMGQAPATGRNSLRTTPRNFPGRSGTKEDSVFLCSPETAAASALKGEITDPRTLDFKYPKVKDPSKPTVDVNLLDEPIPFEDAKKVELHKGPNIASIPKMDELPDNLELPILLKMGDNISTDEILAGGARVLPFRSNLPEISKFTFEIIDETYYKRGKETVDKGGHAVIGGFNYGQGSSREHAALAPRYLGLRVALVKDFARIHWQNLVNFGVLPLTFVNEEDYDKLSQGDVLELSGLKSKIAQGNEFKVDVKGKDQQIKVKHTLSERQVEIMLKGGIINWAKDRQQLT from the coding sequence ATGCCACTCAACATAACGCAAAAGCTAATTAAGGATCACCTTGTTGCAGGGGAGATGACACCTGGTGCGGAAATTGGTCTTAAAATTGATCAGACATTAACGCAAGATGCAACAGGGACATTGGTTATGCTTGAATTGGAAGCGATGGAATTAGATCGTGCAAGGACAGAAGCATCCGCACAATATGTTGATCACAATCTTATTCAAGTCGATAGTAAAAACCCGGATGATCATTTGTTTCTACAAAGTGCAACAAGGCGCTTTGGCATCCATTATAGTCGGCCGGGTAATGGTGTAAGTCATCCGGTCCACATGCAGCGACTAGCTAAACCAGGTAAGACATTACTGGGTTCAGATAGTCATACTTGTGCGAATGGCTGTATGGGAATGCTAGCAATGGGAGCAGGTGGAATTGATGTTGCATTAGCGATTGCTGGTGAACCGTTTTACGTGAAAATGCCTGAAGTTTGGGGAGTAAAGTTGACAGGCGAATTACCTGATTGGGTAAGTGCAAAAGATGTTATCTTGGAAATGCTTCGCCGTCATGATGTAAAAGGCGGGGTTGGCCGGGTAATTGAATATTATGGTCCAGGCGTTGAGAAACTAAGTGCAATGGACCGACATGTTATTGCAAATATGGGTGCAGAATTAGGTGCGACTGGAACTGTTTTTCCGTCTGACAAAGAAATAAAACGATTTTTAAAAGAACAGGACAGGGAAGATGACTGGATCGAACTTGTTGCCGATAAGGATGCAACATATGATATTCATGAAGAAATTAATCTTGCTGAGGTTGAACCACTAATTGCAAAACCTTCAAGTCCAGGAAATGTAGTAACTGTTGCTGAACTTGCTGGTACTCCTATCTATCAATCCTATATAGGCTCATCAGCAAATCCTGGCTTCCGTGACTTTGCGGTTGCAGCTGAGATAGTCAATGACAGGCACATAGCTGACGGAATGTCATTTGATATAAATCCAACTTCCCGACAAATGTTGACCGACTTGGTTAAAGAAAGTCACATTGCAAGTTTGCTTCAATCAGGCGCACGCTTGCATCAAGCAGGTTGTAACGGATGTATTGGAATGGGGCAAGCTCCGGCAACAGGGAGAAACAGTTTACGGACAACGCCAAGGAACTTTCCGGGACGATCGGGTACAAAAGAGGATAGTGTATTTTTATGCAGCCCAGAAACCGCTGCAGCTTCTGCGCTAAAAGGGGAAATCACGGACCCAAGAACGCTGGACTTTAAGTATCCGAAAGTAAAGGATCCGAGTAAGCCAACCGTCGATGTGAATTTATTAGATGAACCAATACCATTTGAAGATGCGAAAAAAGTTGAATTGCACAAAGGTCCTAACATTGCTTCCATACCAAAAATGGATGAACTCCCGGATAATTTAGAACTGCCAATTCTGTTAAAAATGGGTGACAATATTTCGACTGATGAAATCCTTGCTGGTGGGGCTCGTGTTTTACCGTTTCGAAGTAATTTACCGGAAATAAGTAAATTTACATTCGAGATTATTGATGAGACATATTATAAGCGTGGAAAAGAGACAGTTGACAAAGGTGGGCATGCAGTCATTGGCGGATTTAACTATGGGCAAGGTTCGAGTCGTGAACATGCAGCACTGGCACCAAGGTATCTTGGATTACGTGTTGCATTAGTGAAGGATTTTGCACGTATCCACTGGCAAAACCTTGTTAACTTTGGTGTATTACCTCTTACCTTCGTAAATGAGGAAGACTACGACAAATTAAGCCAAGGAGATGTTCTGGAACTTTCAGGACTGAAAAGCAAAATAGCTCAAGGCAATGAATTTAAAGTTGATGTAAAAGGAAAGGATCAACAAATTAAAGTCAAGCATACATTGTCTGAACGTCAAGTTGAGATAATGTTAAAAGGCGGAATTATTAATTGGGCTAAGGATCGTCAGCAGTTAACCTAG
- a CDS encoding LTA synthase family protein, producing MKNIPSSKMGFFFVAVILLWIKSYVIYEFEFNLDIQNGLQQFLLFINPLSSALIFLGIALFAKGKRAGIWTIIIDFLMSFLLYANVVYYRFNNDYITLPTLTQTDNFGSLGGSIASLAEWYDVFYFLDVIILIALFAWNRHSWSINRMPVRKPLIVMAVGVIVFTVNLGLAEIDRPQLLKRTFDRNYIVKYLGSYNFALYDAAQSIHSSTQRVFADSSDITEVENYTKNKYAEPNQELFGVAKGKNIIKIHLESFQSFLIDYKLHGEEVTPFLNSLVHDQSKNFTYFDNFFHQTEQGKTADAEFILDNSIYGLPQGAAFVTKSNNTYQALPAILKQQQDYTSAVFHGDNKSFWNRDEIYKQFGIDKFFDSSYYDMAEDKVINYGLKDKPFFKESMPMLESLEQPFYSHLITLTNHHPYLIDSDETSIEPAETGDPSVDRYFQTARYLDESLEQFFNDLKESGLYKDSVIMIYGDHYGISENHNKAMKQITGEEITPFKSAQLQRVPFMIKVPGVEGQGINHEYSGEIDVMPTLLHLVGIDAQDYIQFGTDLFSKDHKDFVTFRNGDFITPEYSKLSGTYYANDTGEKMEETEEMKEQNEQVQHELKLSDKLLFGDLLRFYTPNDEWEPVDSSEYMYGKNATQPEDDTETDQHQTDESELNER from the coding sequence ATGAAGAATATACCTTCATCCAAAATGGGGTTCTTTTTTGTTGCGGTAATTTTACTATGGATAAAATCTTATGTTATATATGAGTTTGAATTTAATTTAGATATACAAAATGGTTTACAACAATTTCTACTATTCATTAATCCATTGAGTTCCGCATTAATTTTCCTAGGTATCGCTCTATTTGCTAAAGGGAAAAGAGCGGGAATATGGACAATCATTATCGACTTTCTTATGAGCTTTCTACTTTATGCAAATGTTGTATATTATCGCTTTAATAACGATTATATAACACTACCAACACTGACACAAACAGACAATTTCGGAAGCTTAGGTGGTAGTATTGCTAGTTTAGCAGAGTGGTATGATGTATTTTACTTTTTAGATGTTATTATCCTAATTGCATTGTTCGCTTGGAACAGACATAGCTGGTCTATAAATCGCATGCCTGTTAGAAAGCCATTAATCGTTATGGCAGTTGGTGTAATCGTCTTTACAGTAAACTTAGGCTTAGCAGAGATTGACCGGCCACAATTGTTAAAAAGAACATTTGACCGAAACTATATTGTAAAATACTTGGGTTCATACAATTTTGCATTATATGATGCTGCACAAAGCATCCATTCATCAACTCAACGAGTATTTGCAGACAGTAGCGATATTACAGAAGTGGAGAATTATACAAAGAATAAGTATGCTGAACCAAATCAAGAACTTTTCGGTGTCGCTAAAGGAAAGAACATTATTAAAATTCATTTGGAATCATTTCAATCGTTTTTGATCGATTACAAATTACATGGTGAGGAAGTAACACCATTTCTAAATTCATTGGTTCATGACCAAAGTAAAAACTTTACGTACTTTGACAATTTCTTTCACCAAACAGAACAAGGAAAAACAGCTGATGCAGAGTTTATTTTAGATAATTCAATTTATGGATTACCACAGGGAGCTGCCTTCGTAACGAAAAGTAACAATACGTATCAAGCACTTCCAGCAATTCTAAAACAACAACAAGATTACACATCAGCAGTATTCCATGGTGACAATAAATCGTTCTGGAATCGTGATGAAATTTACAAACAATTTGGTATCGATAAGTTCTTTGATTCCAGTTATTATGACATGGCTGAAGACAAGGTAATTAATTATGGTTTGAAGGATAAGCCATTCTTTAAAGAATCCATGCCAATGCTTGAATCGTTGGAACAACCATTTTATTCACATTTGATAACACTAACGAACCATCATCCTTATTTAATTGATTCAGACGAAACTTCCATAGAACCTGCAGAAACTGGAGATCCTTCTGTTGATAGGTATTTCCAAACAGCTCGTTATTTGGATGAATCATTAGAACAGTTTTTTAATGATCTAAAAGAATCGGGGTTATACAAAGACTCTGTTATTATGATTTACGGAGACCATTATGGTATTTCTGAGAATCACAACAAAGCAATGAAACAAATTACGGGTGAAGAAATTACACCATTCAAGAGTGCTCAACTTCAACGCGTACCATTTATGATTAAAGTTCCTGGTGTTGAGGGGCAAGGTATCAATCATGAATATTCAGGAGAAATTGATGTCATGCCAACATTACTTCACCTGGTAGGAATTGATGCTCAAGATTACATCCAATTTGGTACGGACTTATTTTCAAAAGATCACAAAGACTTTGTAACGTTCCGTAATGGTGACTTTATTACACCAGAGTATAGTAAATTATCTGGAACTTATTACGCTAATGACACTGGTGAAAAGATGGAAGAAACAGAAGAAATGAAAGAACAAAATGAACAAGTACAACATGAATTAAAGCTTTCAGATAAGCTACTATTTGGTGATCTACTAAGATTCTATACACCAAATGATGAGTGGGAACCAGTTGATTCTTCTGAGTATATGTATGGTAAAAATGCAACACAACCTGAAGATGACACGGAAACGGATCAACATCAGACAGATGAATCCGAACTGAATGAAAGATAA